A window of the Brachyhypopomus gauderio isolate BG-103 chromosome 14, BGAUD_0.2, whole genome shotgun sequence genome harbors these coding sequences:
- the and2 gene encoding actinodin2, with protein sequence MATLKLSFLFTGTLLASVFLPGFVWGGPLVRPERESVSTVADASEETPALQKLGRDRRSVAYYQQQPDFWDWYKYFMATHNQEGIENLDRMYMIYQQSNHKVEEGRSYNHYLNHLSEIYRACATSDDPECIAEFTSKPTARVAIPAPLRQASVKAASPAPILSPLLPLPLRAPLGYYYAPMMESFLSAEQSAELLRICNPSDVECLQYHLRAAYGYKPALSPAPSYSHLGCDPAKDPYCRPLLVARAPSGLYHPYPVPAAQVAGEASRERFCNPLFDKGCNPLSATKLGALTSPVLEYMPSDQQAPANLACDPRYDPYCLTGGVAALMRPLPLLPQLQTRSRLGVRGKTREGHDCYMFYDKDCIPVQPEGLQADGSPRCHPYDPSCGRVAPRASSSARDGVIEPHPDCDPEIDFNCRLRRSEHAADEGRAEEQRDEPIPQENGQEDPSPAHVTPEQPRFEDFLRAYTGHYKK encoded by the exons ATGGCCACACTCAAGCTGTCCTTCCTGTTCACCGGAACTCTGCTCGCATCTGTCTTCCTGCCAG GCTTTGTGTGGGGCGGTCCACTGGTGCGcccggagagagagagcg TGAGCACGGTGGCAGACGCCTCCGAGGAGACGCCAGCGCTGCAGAAACTGGGCCGTGATAGGAGGAGCGTTGCGTACTACCAACAGCAGCCGGACTTCTGGGACTGGTACAAGTACTTCATGGCCACCCACAACCAGGAAGGA ATTGAGAACCTGGATCGGATGTATATGATTTACCAACAGAGCAATCACAAGGTGGAAGAGGGACGTTCCTACAACCATTACCTCAACCACCTGAGCGAGATCTACAGGGCCTGTGCCACCTCTGACGACCCAGAATGCATTGCAGAGTTCACCAGCAAACCCACCGCCAGGGTGGCCATCCCCGCCCCCCTGAGGCAAGCCTCGGTGAAAGCTGCCTCCCCCGCCCCCATCCTCAGCCCACTGCTCCCCCTGCCCCTGAGGGCCCCGCTGGGCTACTACTACGCCCCGATGATGGAGTCCTTCCTGTCGGCTGAGCAGAGCGCCGAGCTGCTGCGTATCTGCAACCCGTCCGACGTCGAGTGCCTGCAGTACCATCTGCGTGCCGCCTATGGCTATAAACCCGccctcagccccgccccctcctacTCCCACCTCGGCTGCGACCCTGCCAAAGACCCGTACTGCCGGCCCCTGCTGGTGGCCAGGGCTCCCTCAGGCCTGTACCACCCGTATCCGGTCCCGGCCGCTCAGGTCGCGGGGGAAGCGTCCAGGGAGCGGTTCTGTAACCCGCTGTTTGACAAGGGCTGCAACCCTCTGAGCGCTACCAAGCTGGGCGCGCTCACCAGTCCCGTGCTCGAGTACATGCCCTCGGATCAGCAAGCACCCGCCAACCTGGCGTGCGACCCCCGCTATGACCCGTATTGCCTGACGGGGGGCGTGGCCGCCCTGATgaggcccctcccactcctcccccAGCTCCAGACCCGCTCTCGTCTGGGTGTCAGAGGCAAGACGAGGGAAGGCCACGACTGCTACATGTTCTACGATAAGGACTGCATCCCAGTCCAGCCCGAAGGCCTGCAGGCAGACGGCAGTCCGCGCTGCCATCCGTACGACCCCAGCTGTGGCAGGGTCGCCCCTCGGGCTTCCAGTAGCGCCCGCGATGGCGTCATCGAGCCCCACCCCGACTGCGATCCTGAAATCGACTTCAACTGTCGCCTACGCCGTTCAGAGCATGCAGCCGATGAGGGGCGGGCCGAGGAACAGAGAGATGAGCCAATCCCGCAGGAGAACGGCCAGGAGGATCCCAGCCCCGCCCACGTGACGCCAGA